The following DNA comes from Peribacillus sp. FSL E2-0218.
TCCCGGCCCGTGATTGGCAGGCGGACCATTTTGCCGATCAAGTGCTTATACCGGTCATCTTCAGGATGTACGGCAACCGCCGTATCGCCAAGCATCGTTTCCGGACGGGTTGTGGCTATTTCGATTTCACCCGAGCCGTCCACTAACGGATATTTCATATGATAGAACGCACCCTGAACATCCTTGTAAATGACCTCGATATCGGACAGCGCCGTTTTCGTCGATGGGTCCCAGTTGATGATGTATTCGCCGCGGTAAATCAAGCCCTTATTATAAAGGGAGACGAATACTTCGCGGACCGCTTTTGAAAGACCCTCATCAAGAGTGAAGCGTTCTCGGGTATAATCAAGCCCTAGACCTAGCTTTGACCACTGTTCGCGGATATGGCTCGCATATTCTTCCTTCCATTTCCATGTTTCTTCAACGAACTTTTCACGTCCAAGGTCATAGCGGCTTACGCCTTCAGCACGTAGTTTCTGTTCCACCTTCGCTTGCGTCGCGATACCGGCATGGTCCATGCCCGGCAACCATAAAACATCATAGCCCTGCATCCTTTTCATGCGCGTCAATATATCTTGAAGCGTCGTGTCCCATGCGTGGCCAAGATGCAGCTTGCCTGTCACGTTCGGCGGCGGGATGACAATCGTATAAGGTTCTTTTGTATCATCACTCTTCGTTTCAAAAAACTTCCCATCAAGCCACCATTTGTAGCGGCCTTTCTCTATTGCCTGCGGATCATATTTAGTCGGCATCGAAATCTGGTTCTCTTCCATATCATTTCCTCCTTTTTGGGCATAAAAAAAACTTCCATCATCATAAAAGGACGAAGGAAGTTGTTCGCGGTGCCACCTTTTTTCCGAAAAAGAAAAATAATCCCTTTCGGCTCTCAAATCGGATAACGGCTCTTCACCGGCCTTCGCTACTAAAAATCTTTCACGAAAACTGCTCGCGGACGACTTCGGATGCTGCTGCCTGAAAGCCTCTCACCAATCGGCTTCCTCTCTGAAAAGTGCATTTCATCTTACTATTTCCGGTCTTAGCATTGATTTCTATTCATATGTAAAATCATTAAACGCATATAGTATATAGTACAAAAAAAATGGGGCTAGAGTCAATCATCTTTTCGCTTACTTTTTTAACGAAGCAGGACCATCCATATCTCATAGTATCCTCCACCAACGGTCATTGTGACGGTTTTTTCACCTTTTCCACTGCCGCCCATAGAATATTAGACGTCCAAAAAAGGAAGGTAATAAATATGAAACGAAGATATACTCCCTATACTTTACCGCCTTGGATGAAAAAATTCCGCGGTGTTTGCCAGCAGTTCATCGTTCCCTTCATCGTTTTCCAAGGATTGCGGACCCTGATTTTCCCGACTTTCTTTGATATGCTCCTGTTGGTCGCATTCATTTTCCTGGCCATGTCTTTATATTTCGAATGGATTTAATTATTCCCCTACAGCAAAAAAATATACATGACTGGAGATGATCCAATCATGTATATTTAGCTTGAGGGCGACTGCTCTTCTTTGGCAGCCTCGGCAGCCGCCTTTTTCTGCTGCTCGATTTCCTCGATTTTCATCACCATATACTCAATGTTTTTCAATAACCAGAATTGCCGCTGCAGTTGGGTGACATGATCCAGCTCGGAGCGGATCGACCTGCCCTCCGAATATCCCTTCACCAGCTCCAAAGCAGATGAAGGAAAAGCAAGATAGCTTTGCATGAGCAGCAGTTCTTCTTCCTTCAGCGGAAAATATCGCATATAGTTATATAGCCAATCGACGCAATCATCACTTTGGATCGGATAGGTCCTCGCCGATTTAACGAGAAAAGGCAATAAATCGAAATGAGGCGGTGCCGTATTCGAATTCTCAAAATTGATGAAATAGCCATATCCCCGTTCATCATAAACGAAATGCTTAAGGGAAATCTTTCCGTGAGTAACGACGGTTCGAACCTTTTCACTTTCCTTCGTCTTTTCATACCAGGTTTCAAACTTCTTGATCGAGTACTTCAGGGCTTGTGAAATATCAGTGAAGAACGTACACACAGACATTTCGAATGGCGACATATACCACTTCTTTTCACAACTGACAATATACTCATCCATAAAGTCCTTCTCATTATTCCAGGCCTCAAGCGTCCGCTCATAATGTGCTTCCCGTTCTTCTATATCCACTTGCGTTTCCTTTACGGTCAGCGTATGCATCCGGGCAAGCTCCCGGAACATTTGCTTATGCTTTTCATCACGCTCCCCGTCCCCTTCGTTGTTCAACCACGGCATCAAGTAATACAACCGGCCATTATGGAGGACGGCATAACGCTGATCCATCGTTTGATAGATGGGAACGATCCGATTATAACCGCGATGGTAAAGCTTTTGGACATTTTTAATAAAATCTATGCCATTATGCGGTAAAATTGATTTCAAGGCAAACGTACCACGATCACTGTATACTTTCTTCACCCGTCCGAAATCCTCTATATATTGTACATAAAGGGCATATTCCCTCAAGACGGCTTCCGTGTCCCGATCCCGATTAACCGACTGCTGATTCTCGTTTTCCCTCACGAGACCCACTCACCTTCTCTAAAAAAACTAAACCCGTTACCTTCGTAAAAAACAGGAGCAGGCCATATGGATGCGCTGCTCTCTGTCACGGTTAATTTTTATAGGCAACCGCCTTCGGTATATAAACGACTTGACCTTCCTCGATACTCTGATTCGACTCCAATTCATTGCTGAAGAGTATCGATTGGACCGTTACATCATAACGCTGCGCCAAGTCTTCAAGCGTTTCTCCTTGCTGAACGATGCAGACCTTCATCCTTACCAATTCTTCATCTTGCTTCCTGCCGAATAAATCCATGATGGAAGACTGCTTTTCCCCATGCTCAGCCGTTTCTTTTTCATCCCGTTCCGCTGCTTGCTTCCGGCCCTTGTACGTTTTCACTTCCTTATCTTTGGCTTGCGGTGCCGGTCTTTCCCTTTCTTTGAACAGGTCCCCTATCGATGAAGGAAGCTCGACTTCCTTTTCCACCTTCACCTGTTCGTTGAGGATCGGACCTGCGGCCACAACTTCATCCTCTTCCTGAAGGGCGCCGCCCTCGGTTTTGAACCGTGACACTGGACCGCTGGCAATTGGAACACTCTGATGATTGCCAGCATCCCCCTGACCTTCTTCCGCATTCAAGGACGCCATTGGCAATTCCACGTTCTCTATCGTTTTTTCCTGCCTGCTAGACCTCTCTTCCTGCACGGATAATACAGGTTCTTCGGACCCTTGTTCACTGGCATCCGTGTCTTCCTGTCTGCTTACTTCCGCTTCCCACTCCTCCTCTTCAGGATAAGGTGACACCGGCATTTCGAAAACAGGAGCGCTGTGCTGATCGCTTAAGTAAATCGGCTCTTCTTCTTCCTCTTCGTTAGCTTCGGCTACCCGTTTTGCCTCAGCGGAAAATGGCGAATATAACTCATCTTCCTCCTCATCACGGAAAACAGGCTGAAAATCCGGAATGGTCGGCATTCCAGCCGCATAAGGAATGTAAGACTCATTTTCTCCATCCGTTTCTTCCTGTTCCTCCAATTCCCCTGCTTCCTGTTCCGTATCGAACCGCTCTTCCACGTATGAATCATTGTAAATTCCAGTTATCAATAAATCCGCCTGCAATTTCAAGTGATTATGTTCCGGCAACGCATAGTCAAAGCTCTGAATCGAGACATCGATTTCCTCCAATGAAGCAACCCGATTTGTCGGAATCGTTATATCAACCGGAAAACGGTGTGTGAACTCATTAAGTCCATTGAGATGCCTCTCGACCTTTTGCACGGCTTTTGGCAAAAAGGTTTGCGAAAACTCCTCTTGTTCACCATTTTGCGAGTCCTTGTATTCACCGCATAAGTCTAACGAGCCTCGTATAAAAACATATTGATCACTCTCTTGAATCGTCACATTCGGATCCAGGGAAATCGAATAAAGCTCAGCCACTTCCTGTCCCTTCTGGAACCAAACGGATTCCTCTAAAGAAAATCGTAAATGCGATTCATTTTCTTGCGACAAAACAACTCCTCCTTTCAACTTCAGAAACGGTACATATACCAATAACAATCTATGAAGGAAAACGATCAATTATTCCTTATTTTCATCTAAACCTATCTAGTCCACGTTTTTGTCCGCAGCTATAAAGGAGAAATTTCATGTACATGATTCGGGCTTTTGCCTATAATTCGCCTACAGTGACTTTTATTCGGCCTACTGCTACCTTTTTTCGGCCTGCAACCAACTTAATCCGGCCTGAGCCCAACTTAATTCGGCCTACTGCTACCTTTTTTCGTCCTGAACCCAACTTAATCCGACCTACATCCAACTTAATTCGGCCTACTGCTACCTTTTTTCGTCCTGAACCAACTTAATCCGGCCTGCGCCCACTTTTTCGGCCTACCTCCACATTAATCCGACCTACATCCAACTTAATCCGGCCTGTAACCACATTAATTCGACCTACACCCTACTTAATCCGGCCACAATCGAGTAAATAAAAAAAAGTCAGGCTTCCGTTCTCCAAAAGCGTTTGGAGGAGGGTAGCCTGACTTAAGCGTTTTTTTTCGAATCATTTCTTTAATTTGGCAAAAGCCTTTTCTGCAGCTGAGATGGTTTTTTCGATATCTTCATCACTATGTGCAGTGGATAGGAATAAGCCCTCGAACTGGGACGGCGGCAGGTAGATGCCTTGGTCCGCCATTTCCCGATAGTAAGAGGCGAAAAATTCAAGATCGGATGTTTTGGCTGTATCGTAGTTGATGACTTCTTCATTCGTGAAGAATAGTCCGATCATCGAGCCTGCCCGGTTGAATGTATGTGGGACATCGTACTTTTTGGCTGCTTCGCCAATGCCTTTTTCAAGCATATCGCCTTTTCGAGTGAATTCTTGATAAGATTCAGGCGTCAATTGGCTCAGTGTTTCAAGACCAGCCGTCATGGCCAGCGGGTTGCCTGACAATGTTCCCGCTTGATAAATCGTTCCGCTAGGAGCAATTCGTTCCATCAATTCACGCTTGCCTCCGAAGGCTCCAACCGGCAGTCCACCGCCAATCACTTTGCCAAGGCAGGTAAGATCCGGCGCGATGCCAAAATACCCTTGGGCACAATGATATCCGACACGGAAGCCTGTCATGACTTCATCAAAGATCAATAAGGCCCCATATTCGGTCGTCACTTCCCGTAAGCCTTCGAGGAAGCCTGGCTGTGGCGCAACGACCCCCATATTGCCGGCAACCGGCTCGACGATGATACAGGCGATATCTTCGCCAAATTGTTCAAATGCATATTTGGTTGCTGCAAGATCATTATAAGGCACGGTAATCGTATTTTTGGCAATGCCTTCCGGTACACCGGGGCTATCCGGTAATCCTAACGTGGCAACGCCGGAACCTGCTTTGATTAACAGGGAATCTCCGTGTCCATGATAAGAGCCTTCGAATTTCAGGATTTTATCACGTCCTGTAACGCCTCGTGCCAACCTGAGAGCACTCATGGTCGCTTCCGTTCCGGAAGATACCATCCTGATCATCTCAATCGAAGGCACGCGGTCTATGACCAACTTAGCGAGTTCATTCTCGATTACCGTAGATGTTCCAAAGCTAGTGCCCGATTCGGCTACCTTTTTCAATGCTTCGACGACACGATCATTTGTGTGACCGAGGATAAGCGGTCCCCATGAAAGAACATAGTCGATATATTCATTGCCATCGATATCATACATTTTTGAGCCTTTGCCGCGCTCCATGAAAATGGGGTCCATGTCCACTGACTTGAAGGCACGTACCGGGCTGTTCACTCCGCCTGGCATCAAGTTTACTGCTTCGGCAAACGCTTTTTTCGATTTTTCATATGACCGCATGATTCAATCCCCTTTTCCATTACCGGTTTTTTTTTATCTTTGTTGATCTTCGTCCATCCACCGTGCAACATCTTTTGAGAAGTACGTGATGATCAAGTCGGAACCCGCACGCTTCAATCCTGTCAGCATTTCCGTCACGATCGCTTTTTCATCAATCCAGCCATTTTGGGCGGCTGCCTTGACCATTGAATATTCACCGCTGACATTGTAGGAAACAACAGGGAGATTAAAATTATTTTTAACATCCCGGATGATGTCCATATAAGCGAGTGCCGGTTTAACGATTAGGAAATCCGCACCTTCAGCGACATCGGATTCCGCTTCACGGAATGCTTCAAGACGGTTGGCTGGATCCATTTGATATGTTTTCCTGTCGCCGAATTGCGGCGCGCCATTCGCTGCATCACGGAAGGGACCGTAAAAAGCAGAAGCATATTTCACGGCATAGGACATGATCGGTATATCTTCATATCCGGCTTCATCAAGTCCTGCACGGATGGCTGCCACGAACCCGTCCATCATATTGGAAGGGGCGATGATATCAGCGCCGGCCTCTGCCTGGCTGATTGCTGTTTTGGCAAGAAGGTCCAGGGAAGCATCATTGAGGATTTTTTCCCCTTCAACCACTCCGCAATGGCCATGGCTTGTATACTCACAAAGGCAGGTGTCAGCAATGACGATCACTTCCGGATATTGTTTTTTGATAAGGCGGGTCGCTTCCTGCACGAGTCCGTTATGGTGAAACGCCCCTGTACCGTGTTCGTCTTTATCATGTTCAAAGGGTACACCGAATAAAATGACCGATTTAATCCCAAGACTTACCACTTCATCCATTTCCGCCTCCAAGTTATCCATGGAAAGCTGATAGATACCCGGCATCGAGTTAATTTCATTTTTTACCTGTTCACCATCAATGATGAAGATGGGATAAATCAAATCCTCTTTATGCAATTGTGTTTCACGGACCAAAGCCCTCATGCCTGCACTTGCACGCAAACGGCGGTGGCGATTGAATGGAATATTTTTCATTGTAAAGTTCCTCCCTTAGTATTTCGTTTCATGATGAAGTGAATGATATCGGCAACCATGGCGTCCGTCGTATAGACATCAGGACACACGTCTACTGATAATCCATGTTTAACAGCCGTCTTGGCGGCGATGGGACCGATGCATGCGATGACGATCCGGTCTATGTATGTACCCAATTCATGGCTTTCCATGATCTGCAGGAAATGATTGACCGTCGAAGAACTCGTAAAGGTTATGATGTCAATGGCATGATTCTTTATAAGATGGACGAGTTCTTGTTCGCTGCTTGCTGGAAGTACGGTGCGATAGATGATCACTTCATCACATGATGCTCCACCTTCATTGATTGCCTCCGCAATGACGGACCTGGCTAGATTCCCTTTCGCCAGCAGCACACGGGTTCCAGGTTCCAATATGGTAATGAACTCCGAAACGAACCCTTCGGCAACAAATTCGGATGGCACGAAATCCGCCTCATATCCGTACCGTTTCAGGGCGACTTCCGTTTTGGAACCGATCACCGCTATCTTCGGAAGAGTCCTTGGCCGTTTACCAAGAAGCTGAAAGAAGTAATCCACCCCATTTTGACTGGTCAAGATGATCCAGTCATAGGTATGAATCGCCGCTAAGCATTGACGGACCTCCTCCAAACGATCAGGCAGGGTGAACTCCAGCAATGGCACAAGAAGCGGCGTTCCGCCATTTTCCTCGATAGATGCCTTTAAGCCATCAGCCTGTCCTTTCCCTCTGGTGATCAGTACCTGATAATCCTTAAGAGGCTGAAAGGGAGTCATTACTGATCGAGCTCCGCTTTTACGCGATCGATCAATTCTTTACCGCCCATTTCACTTATTTTTTTGGCAGCTTCATGTCCGACTGCCTCGGGATCTTCACCCTCGACCATTTCCTTGTAAATCACCTTTCCATCCGGGGAAGCGACCAATGCCGTCAAGGCAACGGAGCCATTATCCTTTGCCACCGCGAAGCCGGCAATCGGTACCTGACATCCGCCTTCCATTTTATCCAAATAGGCACGCTCCGCTTCGACGGTCTTTTTCGTTTTTTCGCATGTTAATTTAGCAAGTTCAGCGAGCAACTCTTTGTCGTCTTCACGGCATTCAATGGAAAGCGCTCCTTGACCGACTGCTGGAATGCAAATGTCTTCATCCAGGAATTCGGTAACGATTTCCCGCTCCCAGCCCATTCTTGAAAGTCCGGCTGCCGCTAAGATGATCGCATCATAATCTTCCGTTTTCAGCTTGTTCAAGCGGGTATCGATATTGCCGCGAATCCATTTGATTTCAAGGTCCGGCCTTCTTGCTAAAATCTGGGCGCCACGGCGCAGGCTGCTAGTGCCGATGATGGAGCCTGGCTTCAATCCGGATAAGGTTTCATGATTTTTTGATATCAAGGCATCCCGGTGATCCTCACGTGGAGGTATGCACCCGATCGTCAAGCCTTCGGGAAGCACTGCCGGCATATCCTTCATGCTATGTACGGCCATATCGATTTCTTTATCGAGCATCGCTTGTTCGATCTCTTTGACGAACAAGCCTTTACCGCCTACCTTGGAAAGTGTGACATCGAGGATTTGGTCACCCTTTGTCACAATTTCCTTCACCTCGAACTCATATGGAGCCCCAAGTTCTTTAAGTTGGGCAATCACCCAATTCGTTTGGGTGATCGCTAATTTACTTCGTCTAGAACCGACAATAATTTTTCTCATAATTTCCTCCTAAGTATTCCAAAAGTGGAATGTTGAAAGGCTTCCGAAAAGGAAAAAGTTGATTAACACGATCATGAAGGATCCAATATTCAGAAAGGCCAATGTCCTTCCATACATTTGTTTCCGGATTTTTAAGTATAAGAACACACTGTAGCCGATGAGCAATATAAACGAACCGATGATTTTCATATCCAGCCACGATACACCCGGCACTTTTATATAGGCCCATTGGATGCCCAGGATAAGCGAGACCACCAATAAGGGCACGCCTATTGCCGCAAGGACATAAGACATATGCTCAAGCTTTGTTAAGTCGCCGAGTCGAAGCAGCCTTTTGCCCCATTTCTTCCGTTTCAATAAATCATATTGAATCAAGTAGAGGAGGGAAAATACGAAAGAAAGCGTAAATGCCCCGTAAGAAAGGATCGCAAAGGTGATATGTATGAGCAACAGCTCCGAAACGAGACGCTGTGCAAGAACTTGCGATTCTATCTGTACAGGTGCAAAGGTATGGATGGCCATGACCATGAAGCCTAAGACATTCGTAAAAAAGACCGTAAAATCGACTCTTAGCAAGCGATTGATGATTAATGATAAAGATACGAGGACCCATGCATAAAAGTATAAGCCTTCAAAAATCGTCAAAACCGGGAACCTTCCCGTTTTCCATACATACAGAAACAAAAAAATTGTTTGCAGTACCCAAACAATAGAAAGCAACCAGAAAGCGACCTTGTTCGCCTTCTGGTCATTATTAAGGAAGTCCATAAAATATAAAAGCATACTGATGGCATACAACAATACTGTGACTTCATGCAATCTTGTCATTAGTAATTCCATATCTACCTCATTACTGGACAGGAACTGGGTTTAGCAGGGATGCCTTGGAGCCGTTCCGTTCTTTTTCATCATCCTCCGCTACCAGGTGGTCTTCTATCAATTCCTCCAAATGGAAGATTTTCACGAAGTTATTCAATTGCTCTTTTGCATTCGGCTCATCCGCCAGCTCTTTTGCATAAAGGATCGGATCTTTTAACATTTGGTTGATGATGCTCTTCGTATGCTTGTTCAATACCTTTTTGTCACGCTCGCTTAAATGCGGAAGCTTTCTTTCGATGCTTTCCATCGTTTCCTTCTGAATCGAAAGCGATTTTTCCCGCAAGGAAGAGATGACAGGAACCACGCCAAGCAAATTAATCCACTGATTGAAGTCGACGATTTCGGATTCAATCATCATTTCTATTTTCTGGGCGGCTTTTCTGCGCTCTTCGATATTCGCTTGCACGATCCCTTCAAGGTCGTCAATGTCATACAAGAAGACATTTTCCAGCTCGGCCAGCGTTGGGTCGAGGTCACGCGGAACGGCGATATCGACCATGAAAATAGGACGGCCCTTGCGAAGCTTATTTACGAATGTCATCATCTCTTTTGTTACGAGAAGATCTTTCGACCCAGTCGAAGTAATCAGGATATCCGCTTCCACTAAAGCGCACTGCAGCTCCTGAAGCTGTTTTGCCTTACCATTGAACCTGCCGGCCAAGTCGACCGCTTTCTGAAAAGTGCGGTTAATGACCGTAACGCTGTCTGCACCATTGCTGTGAAGGTTTTGAATGGCCAGCTCTCCCATTTTACCTGCACCAAGAATCAAGACGTTTTTGCCGTTCAGACCGCCGAAGATTTTTTTGGCAAGTTCGACGGCAGCATAACTGACAGAAACGGCATTGGTGTTGATTTCCGTTTCTGAATGAGCTTTCTTCGCCAATGTAAGGGCTTGCTTGAAGAGATGGTTAAAAACGGTCCCAATCGTATCTTCTTTCTGTCCCAACATATAGCTGGAGCGTACTTGTCCCAAAATCTGCGTTTCCCCAAGGATCATGGAATTCAAGCCGCACGTAACGGAAAATAAATGCTCGACGGCCCCATCACCTTCATAGATGAACAGGTATTTAGAAAATTCCTCTTTATCGATATGGAACCATTCCGAAAGAAATTCCTTAATGTAATACCGGCTTGTATGAAGCTGGTCACCGACCACATATATTTCCGTTCTGTTACAAGTTGAAATAATGATATTTTCCAAGATGCTTTTTTTATTTTTAAGAGCTTTCATTGCCTCGGCAAGTTCGGCTTCGTTAAACGATAGTTTTTCCCGAATTTCAACAGGGGCAGTTTTGTAATTAATAC
Coding sequences within:
- the ysxE gene encoding spore coat protein YsxE, with the protein product MRENENQQSVNRDRDTEAVLREYALYVQYIEDFGRVKKVYSDRGTFALKSILPHNGIDFIKNVQKLYHRGYNRIVPIYQTMDQRYAVLHNGRLYYLMPWLNNEGDGERDEKHKQMFRELARMHTLTVKETQVDIEEREAHYERTLEAWNNEKDFMDEYIVSCEKKWYMSPFEMSVCTFFTDISQALKYSIKKFETWYEKTKESEKVRTVVTHGKISLKHFVYDERGYGYFINFENSNTAPPHFDLLPFLVKSARTYPIQSDDCVDWLYNYMRYFPLKEEELLLMQSYLAFPSSALELVKGYSEGRSIRSELDHVTQLQRQFWLLKNIEYMVMKIEEIEQQKKAAAEAAKEEQSPSS
- a CDS encoding LysM peptidoglycan-binding domain-containing protein encodes the protein MSQENESHLRFSLEESVWFQKGQEVAELYSISLDPNVTIQESDQYVFIRGSLDLCGEYKDSQNGEQEEFSQTFLPKAVQKVERHLNGLNEFTHRFPVDITIPTNRVASLEEIDVSIQSFDYALPEHNHLKLQADLLITGIYNDSYVEERFDTEQEAGELEEQEETDGENESYIPYAAGMPTIPDFQPVFRDEEEDELYSPFSAEAKRVAEANEEEEEEPIYLSDQHSAPVFEMPVSPYPEEEEWEAEVSRQEDTDASEQGSEEPVLSVQEERSSRQEKTIENVELPMASLNAEEGQGDAGNHQSVPIASGPVSRFKTEGGALQEEDEVVAAGPILNEQVKVEKEVELPSSIGDLFKERERPAPQAKDKEVKTYKGRKQAAERDEKETAEHGEKQSSIMDLFGRKQDEELVRMKVCIVQQGETLEDLAQRYDVTVQSILFSNELESNQSIEEGQVVYIPKAVAYKN
- the hemL gene encoding glutamate-1-semialdehyde 2,1-aminomutase, whose translation is MRSYEKSKKAFAEAVNLMPGGVNSPVRAFKSVDMDPIFMERGKGSKMYDIDGNEYIDYVLSWGPLILGHTNDRVVEALKKVAESGTSFGTSTVIENELAKLVIDRVPSIEMIRMVSSGTEATMSALRLARGVTGRDKILKFEGSYHGHGDSLLIKAGSGVATLGLPDSPGVPEGIAKNTITVPYNDLAATKYAFEQFGEDIACIIVEPVAGNMGVVAPQPGFLEGLREVTTEYGALLIFDEVMTGFRVGYHCAQGYFGIAPDLTCLGKVIGGGLPVGAFGGKRELMERIAPSGTIYQAGTLSGNPLAMTAGLETLSQLTPESYQEFTRKGDMLEKGIGEAAKKYDVPHTFNRAGSMIGLFFTNEEVINYDTAKTSDLEFFASYYREMADQGIYLPPSQFEGLFLSTAHSDEDIEKTISAAEKAFAKLKK
- the hemB gene encoding porphobilinogen synthase — translated: MKNIPFNRHRRLRASAGMRALVRETQLHKEDLIYPIFIIDGEQVKNEINSMPGIYQLSMDNLEAEMDEVVSLGIKSVILFGVPFEHDKDEHGTGAFHHNGLVQEATRLIKKQYPEVIVIADTCLCEYTSHGHCGVVEGEKILNDASLDLLAKTAISQAEAGADIIAPSNMMDGFVAAIRAGLDEAGYEDIPIMSYAVKYASAFYGPFRDAANGAPQFGDRKTYQMDPANRLEAFREAESDVAEGADFLIVKPALAYMDIIRDVKNNFNLPVVSYNVSGEYSMVKAAAQNGWIDEKAIVTEMLTGLKRAGSDLIITYFSKDVARWMDEDQQR
- a CDS encoding uroporphyrinogen-III synthase, translated to MTPFQPLKDYQVLITRGKGQADGLKASIEENGGTPLLVPLLEFTLPDRLEEVRQCLAAIHTYDWIILTSQNGVDYFFQLLGKRPRTLPKIAVIGSKTEVALKRYGYEADFVPSEFVAEGFVSEFITILEPGTRVLLAKGNLARSVIAEAINEGGASCDEVIIYRTVLPASSEQELVHLIKNHAIDIITFTSSSTVNHFLQIMESHELGTYIDRIVIACIGPIAAKTAVKHGLSVDVCPDVYTTDAMVADIIHFIMKRNTKGGTLQ
- the hemC gene encoding hydroxymethylbilane synthase, which encodes MRKIIVGSRRSKLAITQTNWVIAQLKELGAPYEFEVKEIVTKGDQILDVTLSKVGGKGLFVKEIEQAMLDKEIDMAVHSMKDMPAVLPEGLTIGCIPPREDHRDALISKNHETLSGLKPGSIIGTSSLRRGAQILARRPDLEIKWIRGNIDTRLNKLKTEDYDAIILAAAGLSRMGWEREIVTEFLDEDICIPAVGQGALSIECREDDKELLAELAKLTCEKTKKTVEAERAYLDKMEGGCQVPIAGFAVAKDNGSVALTALVASPDGKVIYKEMVEGEDPEAVGHEAAKKISEMGGKELIDRVKAELDQ
- a CDS encoding cytochrome c biogenesis protein gives rise to the protein MELLMTRLHEVTVLLYAISMLLYFMDFLNNDQKANKVAFWLLSIVWVLQTIFLFLYVWKTGRFPVLTIFEGLYFYAWVLVSLSLIINRLLRVDFTVFFTNVLGFMVMAIHTFAPVQIESQVLAQRLVSELLLIHITFAILSYGAFTLSFVFSLLYLIQYDLLKRKKWGKRLLRLGDLTKLEHMSYVLAAIGVPLLVVSLILGIQWAYIKVPGVSWLDMKIIGSFILLIGYSVFLYLKIRKQMYGRTLAFLNIGSFMIVLINFFLFGSLSTFHFWNT
- the hemA gene encoding glutamyl-tRNA reductase, whose translation is MHILAVGINYKTAPVEIREKLSFNEAELAEAMKALKNKKSILENIIISTCNRTEIYVVGDQLHTSRYYIKEFLSEWFHIDKEEFSKYLFIYEGDGAVEHLFSVTCGLNSMILGETQILGQVRSSYMLGQKEDTIGTVFNHLFKQALTLAKKAHSETEINTNAVSVSYAAVELAKKIFGGLNGKNVLILGAGKMGELAIQNLHSNGADSVTVINRTFQKAVDLAGRFNGKAKQLQELQCALVEADILITSTGSKDLLVTKEMMTFVNKLRKGRPIFMVDIAVPRDLDPTLAELENVFLYDIDDLEGIVQANIEERRKAAQKIEMMIESEIVDFNQWINLLGVVPVISSLREKSLSIQKETMESIERKLPHLSERDKKVLNKHTKSIINQMLKDPILYAKELADEPNAKEQLNNFVKIFHLEELIEDHLVAEDDEKERNGSKASLLNPVPVQ